A section of the Carassius carassius chromosome 17, fCarCar2.1, whole genome shotgun sequence genome encodes:
- the LOC132160751 gene encoding protein ILRUN — protein sequence MLMEGMDIDLDQELMQKFSCMGTTDKDVLISEFQRLLGFQLNPAGCAFFLDMTNWNLQAAIGAYYDFESPNINTPSMSFVEDVTIGEGESVPPDTQFTKTWRIQNTGVESWPPGVCLKYVGGDQFGHVNMVMVRSLDPQEISDVSVQMRSPAVPGMYQGQWRMCTATGLFYGDVIWVILSVEEGGLLGVTQQLSSFETEFNTQPHRSLEGDFNPFASPQKNKQDTNEDHLKDPGGHWEAPLDSIQQDQNGLNHTSVNITPNGLQTNLSVVTYSQGINGPFPFGQS from the exons ATGCTCATGGAGGGCATGGACATAGACCTGGATCAGGAGCTCATGCAAAAATTCAGCTGCATGGGCACCACGGATAAAGATGTCCTCATCTCAGAGTTCCAGAGGTTGCTGGGCTTTCAGCTCAACCCGGCGGGCTGCGCCTTCTTCCTTGACATGACCAACTG GAACCTACAAGCAGCTATTGGTGCGTATTATGACTTTGAGAGTCCAAATATCAACACGCCGTCAATGTCTTTTGTGGAAGATGTGACGATTGGAGAGGGAGAGTCTGTTCCTCCAGACACACAGTTTACAAAGACATGGAGGATACAGAACACAG GTGTAGAGTCGTGGCCCCCAGGTGTGTGTCTGAAGTATGTTGGCGGGGATCAGTTTGGTCATGTGAACATGGTGATGGTGCGTTCTCTGGACCCGCAGGAGATCTCAGACGTGAGTGTGCAGATGCGCAGTCCAGCCGTTCCTGGCATGTACCAGGGCCAGTGGAGAATGTGCACTGCCACTGGACTCTTCTACGGAG ATGTGATCTGGGTGATCTTGAGTGTGGAAGAAGGGGGCCTGCTGGGCGTCACACAGCAGTTATCCTCCTTCGAGACAGAGTTCAACACGCAGCCACACCGCAGTCTGGAAGGAGACTTCAACCCTTTCGCCTCACCACAGAAGAACAAGCAGGACACCAATGAGGATCATCTAAAAGACCCCGGGGGCCACTGGGAGGCCCCTCTGGACTCCATTCAACAAGATCAAAATGGACTCAATCACACCTCTGTAAATATTACACCAAATGGTCTCCAAACCAACTTATCAGTAGTGACTTACAGCCAG GGCATTAATGGACCCTTCCCGTTCGGACAGTCTTAA